The Prevotella sp. E2-28 genome includes the window CCTCCAGTTGGATAGATTGGCCGATGAGTTCATTCGCGACCATGGTGCTGTTCCGACTTTCAAGGGCTTCCCGAATCCATATGGAGGGCCGTTTCCAGCCAGTATCTGTACATCAGTGAATGATGTGGTGGTACATGGTGTTCCCGATGAGCAGACCATACTGAAAGATGGAGATATTATCTCTATTGATTGTGGAACGCTCCTTAATGGTTTCAATGGTGATTCGTGCTATACGTTCTGTGTAGGTGAAGTGTCTGAAGAAGTAAAGAAACTTCTGAAGGTTACTAAAGAATCCCTTTATAAAGGAATCGAGAATGCTGTCGCTGGAAAACATATAGGTGATATCGGTAGTGCTGTTCAGGACTACTGCGAGGCTGAAGGCTATGGCGTTGTGCGTGAACTGACAGGACACGGCATTGGTCGTGAGATGCATGAAGATCCTCAGGTGCCTAACTACGGAAGACGTGGGAATGGAGTTATGCTGAAGGCAAACATGTGTATCGCTATTGAGCCGATGATAACAATGGGCAAGCGTGACATCTATCTGAAACCAGACCGTTGGAGCGTTTGTACCCGTGATGGTAAACCGGCAGCTCATTTCGAACATACGGTATGTGTACGTCGAGGCAAAGCCGAGATTTTGTCCTCATTTGAAGAAATAGAAGCAATCTAAAGTATAAAGCATGGCAAAACAATCCGCTATTGAGCAGGATGGAACAATTATCGAGTCGCTCTCGAATGCAATGTTCCGAGTAGAACTAGAGAATGGTGTGCAGAT containing:
- the map gene encoding type I methionyl aminopeptidase; the protein is MKIFLKTEDEIELMRQANQLVGKTLGELAKHIKPGVTTLQLDRLADEFIRDHGAVPTFKGFPNPYGGPFPASICTSVNDVVVHGVPDEQTILKDGDIISIDCGTLLNGFNGDSCYTFCVGEVSEEVKKLLKVTKESLYKGIENAVAGKHIGDIGSAVQDYCEAEGYGVVRELTGHGIGREMHEDPQVPNYGRRGNGVMLKANMCIAIEPMITMGKRDIYLKPDRWSVCTRDGKPAAHFEHTVCVRRGKAEILSSFEEIEAI